A section of the Chloroflexota bacterium genome encodes:
- a CDS encoding transposase, which translates to MERSQGRHMSAEEKLRVVEEGRGSGATISEVCRRHQIAYTQ; encoded by the coding sequence GTGGAGAGAAGTCAAGGTAGGCACATGAGTGCTGAAGAGAAGCTGAGGGTAGTGGAGGAGGGGAGGGGGTCGGGGGCCACGATAAGCGAGGTATGCCGACGCCATCAGATTGCCTACACCCAGT